In a genomic window of Infirmifilum sp. NZ:
- a CDS encoding polyprenyl synthetase family protein, whose protein sequence is MLSVVALESETRRLRERLRDYIREEVYEKEPFLEELVYALEGGKMIRGTLALLVAKALGGDAEQALPIALALELMHSASLIHDDIIDKSEVRRGRASFWKRYGLEKAIVFPHVMMATAIKYVAQAGTRAVIESMDAWYKAALGQLWDMEILKGVDPGVSYLDVISYKTGAVFEASAVLPIYAIQQGESVVEYARVYGLSLGRAYQILDDLVDVEKGVRDSGSVIQLLRESRGNPLEYAGEKFVGEVDRVFESAARLSSLLAYFARYSLELFLRECSCQARRILGEKLESRWRYWGLPDYQ, encoded by the coding sequence ATGCTGTCAGTGGTAGCCCTGGAGTCAGAGACGAGGCGTCTGAGGGAGAGGCTGAGGGACTATATTCGCGAAGAGGTCTACGAGAAAGAGCCCTTCCTTGAGGAGCTCGTGTACGCTCTTGAGGGCGGCAAAATGATCCGCGGGACGCTCGCGCTCCTCGTAGCTAAGGCTCTGGGCGGCGATGCCGAGCAAGCGTTACCCATAGCTTTAGCCCTAGAGCTCATGCATTCAGCCAGCCTTATCCACGACGATATAATCGATAAGTCTGAGGTGCGGAGAGGCAGGGCCAGCTTCTGGAAACGCTACGGATTGGAGAAAGCTATCGTTTTCCCCCACGTGATGATGGCCACCGCGATAAAGTACGTTGCCCAAGCGGGTACGAGGGCTGTTATCGAGAGCATGGACGCGTGGTACAAAGCTGCCTTAGGGCAGCTGTGGGACATGGAGATACTAAAAGGGGTCGACCCCGGGGTTAGTTACTTGGACGTTATTTCATACAAGACGGGCGCTGTGTTCGAAGCTTCAGCAGTTTTACCTATCTATGCGATACAGCAAGGAGAGTCAGTAGTAGAGTACGCCAGGGTTTATGGCCTCTCCCTTGGCCGAGCATACCAGATTCTAGACGACTTAGTTGACGTAGAGAAGGGTGTCCGCGACAGCGGGAGTGTAATACAGCTACTTAGAGAGTCACGGGGAAATCCTCTAGAGTATGCTGGGGAAAAGTTTGTGGGTGAAGTAGACAGGGTTTTTGAGAGTGCGGCTCGGTTATCCAGCTTGCTCGCCTACTTCGCTAGGTACTCGTTGGAGCTATTCCTACGCGAGTGCTCTTGCCAAGCCAGGAGAATCCTTGGGGAGAAACTGGAATCTAGGTGGCGTTATTGGGGGCTACCGGACTACCAATAG
- a CDS encoding winged helix-turn-helix domain-containing protein: MPCGSKKLDETAVSILKALVTFTQPASCKEIAEKAGLDVRKVTGKIRGLVNQGLVEKAGEGKYRITDKGREAIKA; encoded by the coding sequence ATGCCCTGCGGTTCAAAGAAGCTTGATGAAACAGCCGTAAGCATCCTGAAAGCGCTAGTAACGTTTACGCAGCCGGCATCCTGCAAAGAAATAGCCGAGAAAGCGGGCCTAGACGTTAGAAAAGTCACCGGGAAAATCCGGGGTTTAGTTAATCAAGGCTTGGTTGAGAAAGCCGGGGAAGGTAAGTACAGAATAACCGACAAGGGCAGGGAGGCGATAAAAGCCTAA
- a CDS encoding TatD family hydrolase, which yields MFDAHCHLTYPGLRELLPKVLEEAKGQMRGIVTSAFPFDKEKKRGFEDALEALSLSQRYQGLVFVTMGLHPVQVHEMGDDEIELYKELVERNAGAIVGIGEIGLDRFWVKDEEEYSRSRKVFLEMLELAEKIRKPVVIHSRKAEEEVVEMLSSFKLEEKVLMHSFTGNMTAAKKALDMGFYFSVNYKIKDTKNMRKIAKSFPLERILTETDAPFLSPSGGVNTPLNVRAVIEEVAELRGMSFEEVDEVTTQNAFMFYGVSTTGRR from the coding sequence GTGTTTGACGCTCACTGCCACCTGACATACCCTGGTCTTAGAGAGCTGTTACCAAAGGTGCTGGAGGAAGCAAAAGGACAGATGAGGGGCATAGTGACCTCTGCGTTCCCTTTCGATAAGGAGAAAAAGAGAGGTTTCGAGGACGCGCTCGAGGCGCTGAGCTTGAGCCAGCGGTACCAAGGGCTGGTGTTCGTAACCATGGGGCTTCACCCAGTACAAGTACATGAAATGGGCGATGATGAGATCGAGCTCTACAAGGAACTTGTGGAGCGCAACGCTGGGGCGATAGTAGGGATTGGGGAAATAGGCCTCGACAGGTTCTGGGTTAAAGATGAGGAAGAGTACTCTCGATCGAGGAAAGTTTTCCTGGAAATGCTTGAGCTGGCTGAGAAAATAAGAAAACCTGTTGTAATTCATAGCCGGAAGGCCGAGGAGGAGGTCGTCGAGATGCTTTCTAGCTTCAAGCTTGAAGAGAAAGTGTTGATGCACTCCTTTACCGGAAACATGACTGCAGCAAAAAAGGCTCTGGACATGGGCTTCTACTTCTCCGTGAACTACAAAATTAAGGACACCAAGAATATGCGCAAGATAGCTAAGAGCTTCCCTCTCGAGCGTATCCTGACGGAAACAGATGCTCCTTTCCTGTCCCCGAGTGGGGGCGTGAACACTCCCCTAAACGTTAGAGCGGTCATCGAGGAAGTGGCCGAGCTGAGAGGGATGAGCTTTGAGGAGGTTGATGAGGTGACTACCCAGAACGCATTTATGTTCTATGGCGTTAGTACTACTGGTCGGCGGTAA
- a CDS encoding nucleotidyltransferase family protein yields the protein MTQNTVGVILCGGEGKRLRPLTYYFQKAMIPIGSQQKPLLEYIVRLMKYHGINNIVMLIGYKGQQIVNYFNDGERYSVKISYVWDNPEFGGNGGALYNAYLKGALDDAENILVYYGDILSDINLSEMLRFHDERGFMSTLALSPNYRVAVGVAELDGEEVVRMVEKPPLGKPVTIGVVALRRKALEVLHEIAETKRDIDIMGDLIRVLIERRLRVGGYLTSAFWFDLGTTEAYEKLDPNEVDQRFSFLF from the coding sequence TTGACCCAAAACACTGTAGGCGTGATTCTCTGCGGGGGTGAAGGTAAAAGGCTCAGGCCGCTAACTTACTACTTCCAGAAAGCCATGATCCCTATAGGTTCACAGCAGAAACCACTTCTCGAGTACATTGTTCGACTGATGAAGTACCACGGCATAAACAACATCGTGATGCTCATAGGCTACAAAGGACAGCAGATCGTGAACTACTTCAACGATGGGGAGAGGTACAGCGTCAAAATATCCTACGTCTGGGACAACCCCGAGTTCGGTGGCAACGGTGGCGCTCTCTACAACGCTTACCTAAAGGGAGCGCTGGACGACGCTGAAAATATACTCGTTTACTACGGTGACATCCTGAGCGACATTAATCTCTCTGAGATGCTTAGGTTCCACGACGAGAGAGGGTTCATGTCCACACTCGCCCTCTCGCCGAACTATAGGGTCGCGGTCGGCGTTGCCGAGCTTGACGGCGAAGAGGTTGTGCGGATGGTCGAAAAACCCCCTCTCGGAAAACCGGTCACTATAGGTGTTGTCGCTCTTCGTAGAAAGGCTCTTGAGGTGCTACACGAGATCGCCGAGACCAAGAGGGATATTGACATCATGGGAGATCTCATCAGGGTTTTGATAGAGCGAAGGCTCAGGGTTGGAGGATACTTAACGAGTGCTTTTTGGTTCGACCTCGGAACGACAGAGGCATACGAGAAACTGGACCCGAACGAGGTGGACCAGAGATTCAGTTTCCTCTTCTAA
- the eno gene encoding phosphopyruvate hydratase, whose translation MWEEDFDIVRVKARWVLDSRANPTVETEVYTLGGGFGRAIVPSGASTGTHEALELRDGGKDFHGKGVTRAIENVNTVIAREIVGMDARKQEDIDRRLIELDGTPNKSRLGANSILSVSLAVAHAAASTYGMPLYLYLGGLQAHLLPVPLMNIINGGKHAGNELRIQEFMIAPVGAKSFAEALKMGSEVYHALRSILRERYGAHAVNVGDEGGFAPPMRESREALRALVDAIKLAGYEPGRDVALALDAAASEFYDEKRGTYLLDGREFSREQLIKYYAELVGEFPIISIEDPLHEDDFEGFAIATRDLKVQIVGDDIFVTNPSRLSKGISLGAANALLLKVNQIGTLSESLEAARLAMSNNYSVIISHRSGESEDTTIAHLSVALNTGQIKTGAPARGERTSKYNELIRIEEELGSRAKYPGLSAFKHYRLSSL comes from the coding sequence ATCTGGGAAGAGGACTTTGATATAGTGCGTGTAAAAGCCAGGTGGGTTCTCGACTCGCGCGCAAACCCCACAGTCGAAACAGAAGTATACACTCTCGGCGGCGGTTTTGGAAGAGCGATCGTTCCGTCCGGCGCCTCTACGGGTACTCACGAGGCGTTAGAGCTACGAGACGGTGGGAAAGACTTCCACGGCAAGGGAGTTACCAGAGCTATCGAGAACGTTAACACCGTCATCGCCAGGGAAATCGTAGGGATGGATGCTAGAAAGCAGGAAGACATAGACAGGAGGCTGATAGAGCTGGACGGAACACCCAACAAGTCGAGGTTGGGTGCGAATTCCATACTTTCTGTCTCCCTCGCGGTGGCGCACGCCGCTGCCAGCACTTACGGTATGCCGCTTTACCTGTACTTAGGGGGCCTTCAAGCCCACCTTCTACCCGTCCCCCTCATGAACATCATAAACGGGGGGAAGCACGCCGGTAACGAGCTCAGGATCCAGGAGTTCATGATCGCTCCTGTAGGGGCGAAGTCCTTCGCCGAGGCGCTCAAGATGGGTAGCGAAGTGTACCACGCGCTTAGGAGCATCCTGAGGGAGCGCTACGGAGCCCACGCCGTAAACGTGGGGGATGAGGGTGGTTTCGCGCCTCCCATGAGGGAGTCAAGGGAGGCTTTGAGGGCTCTAGTTGACGCCATAAAGCTCGCCGGGTACGAGCCCGGGAGGGACGTTGCTTTAGCGCTGGACGCGGCGGCCTCCGAGTTCTACGACGAGAAGAGGGGCACCTACTTATTGGACGGAAGAGAATTCAGCCGCGAACAGCTCATTAAGTATTACGCAGAGCTTGTCGGGGAGTTCCCGATAATATCGATCGAGGATCCTCTGCACGAGGATGATTTCGAGGGGTTTGCTATCGCTACCCGTGACTTAAAGGTTCAGATAGTGGGAGACGATATTTTCGTCACAAATCCCTCAAGGCTCTCGAAAGGCATATCTCTTGGGGCCGCAAACGCTCTGCTCCTCAAGGTCAACCAGATCGGTACCCTTTCTGAGTCGCTTGAAGCGGCTAGGCTAGCTATGAGCAACAACTACTCGGTGATAATTAGCCACCGGAGCGGCGAGAGCGAGGACACTACGATAGCTCACCTGTCCGTCGCCCTTAACACAGGGCAGATAAAGACCGGGGCTCCTGCGCGCGGGGAGAGAACGTCCAAGTACAACGAGCTCATAAGGATCGAGGAGGAGCTCGGGTCGCGTGCGAAGTACCCTGGTCTCTCAGCGTTCAAGCACTACAGGCTAAGCTCTCTCTGA
- a CDS encoding class I SAM-dependent methyltransferase — translation MGATGLPIGLWFKVERVLNYLFDTAVYERANTVMSLGVHRLLRNIVLSSVAGRVLDVGCGDGVYVPQLVRTAEEVICIDPIATKNMHNYANFHRVVATAECIPFRAKSFDFAIAMFSFRDFMDKALGIFNMRKASRKGVFILDLFAVNRFLLPAVVLYFGYIAPILGFIVSGGHRGRWELLIPTLQLMPRADFFSKLGGKVLIKKGLGLVAVIYIPSEAR, via the coding sequence TTGGGGGCTACCGGACTACCAATAGGGTTATGGTTTAAAGTAGAGCGCGTTCTAAACTACCTGTTTGATACGGCCGTATATGAGCGGGCAAACACTGTGATGAGCCTGGGTGTGCATAGACTTCTCAGGAACATTGTTCTATCCTCCGTGGCCGGTAGGGTTCTAGATGTGGGTTGCGGGGACGGAGTGTACGTTCCTCAGCTCGTGCGGACTGCTGAGGAGGTTATATGCATCGACCCAATAGCCACGAAGAACATGCACAATTATGCGAATTTTCACCGTGTAGTAGCAACAGCAGAGTGCATACCCTTTAGAGCCAAGTCGTTTGACTTCGCTATCGCGATGTTTAGCTTCCGCGACTTCATGGACAAAGCTCTAGGCATTTTTAACATGCGTAAAGCGTCGAGAAAAGGCGTCTTCATCCTCGACCTCTTCGCGGTAAACCGTTTCCTGCTTCCGGCTGTCGTACTGTACTTTGGGTACATCGCCCCCATCTTGGGCTTCATCGTGAGCGGTGGTCATCGAGGCAGGTGGGAGCTTTTGATCCCAACTCTTCAGCTAATGCCCAGGGCAGATTTTTTCAGTAAACTCGGCGGGAAAGTGCTCATAAAGAAGGGACTAGGTTTAGTTGCAGTCATTTACATCCCATCTGAAGCCCGCTGA
- the speE gene encoding polyamine aminopropyltransferase translates to MQSNQSKSFGVLWYTEWLSPLEAHIHGIEELLYDGRTKYQRVTIAKTGSFGLALFLDGYAQSTEYDEFIYHESLVHPAMLTHPNPRKVLVVGGGEGATIREVLKHKTVERVVMVDIDGELVELAKKYLYKWHQGSFDDPRVELVIADGKEFIENTSEKFDVVILDLTDPIKNTPGVLLYTKEFYEGVKKILNAQGVMVTQATSTRYYLEAFTVIGNTVGAVFPISRLYKVFVPAFYSEWGFALGSMGRDPLSIPRSELQEKLGRLDLRFLDIDNYYHLFKIPRYMKEQMKEYTWISTIDKPLEISLS, encoded by the coding sequence ATGCAAAGCAACCAGTCAAAGAGCTTTGGGGTACTCTGGTACACCGAGTGGCTTAGCCCGCTTGAGGCGCACATCCACGGCATAGAGGAGTTACTATACGACGGTCGGACGAAGTACCAGAGAGTAACTATCGCGAAAACGGGGTCCTTCGGGCTGGCTCTCTTCCTAGACGGGTATGCGCAGAGCACAGAGTACGACGAGTTCATCTATCACGAGAGCCTAGTTCACCCAGCAATGCTCACGCATCCCAATCCGAGGAAAGTACTCGTCGTGGGAGGGGGTGAAGGCGCGACTATCAGGGAGGTCCTGAAGCACAAGACGGTTGAACGCGTGGTGATGGTTGACATTGATGGAGAGCTCGTCGAGCTAGCGAAGAAGTACCTCTATAAATGGCATCAGGGCTCTTTCGACGATCCTAGAGTGGAGCTAGTGATAGCAGACGGAAAAGAGTTCATCGAGAACACTAGTGAGAAGTTCGACGTTGTAATACTTGACCTCACGGATCCTATTAAAAACACCCCCGGTGTTCTACTTTACACGAAGGAGTTCTACGAAGGCGTAAAGAAAATACTGAACGCGCAGGGCGTTATGGTCACGCAGGCTACTTCTACGAGGTACTACCTCGAAGCATTCACAGTTATAGGCAACACCGTGGGTGCAGTCTTCCCCATCTCTCGTCTCTACAAGGTATTTGTACCAGCATTCTACAGCGAGTGGGGCTTTGCCCTCGGATCAATGGGGCGTGACCCGCTCAGTATCCCAAGAAGTGAGCTTCAAGAGAAGCTCGGCAGGCTCGATCTCCGCTTCTTGGACATTGATAACTACTACCACTTATTCAAAATCCCCCGCTACATGAAAGAGCAGATGAAAGAGTACACGTGGATATCGACGATCGACAAACCTCTCGAAATAAGTCTCAGTTAG
- a CDS encoding acetyl-CoA carboxylase biotin carboxylase subunit — MGSVFSKILVANRGEIAVRIIRTARDMGIKTVAVYSDADRDALHTRLADERVRIGPSEPKLSYLNSKAILQAALSLGAEAIHPGYGFLSQNAQFAQEVVESGLAWIGPPPSVLKLAGDKLSSRRFFAGSGIPVVPGTLEPVGLEEAPEAAEELGYPVVVKPAGGGGGIGMFVASSPSDLRDKVEKASRLASASFSRSEVYLEKYFPRAKHIEVQILGDEHGKIVHLFERECSVQRRFQKVVEEAPSPSITPEERKEVLRLAVKAAESCHYVNAGTFEFLFDLDERKFYLLEVNTRIQVEHPVTEMITGVDVVEQQILIAAGEQLSSTLSSLNYSGHAIEARIYAEDPWSNFMPSPGRVSRLELPAGPWVRVDSGVYEGYTVPEFYDPLLMKIVSWGQNREAARSRLVRALKELVIEGVKHNRSFLVNVLQHPRFVDGTYTTRLLEEESLYRVRGEEGAATPDTERRERGAQDKAQKVSYWRLLARARF, encoded by the coding sequence ATGGGGAGTGTTTTCAGCAAGATACTGGTGGCTAACAGGGGGGAAATTGCTGTCAGAATCATTCGAACAGCGAGAGACATGGGGATCAAAACTGTCGCAGTGTACAGCGACGCGGATAGGGATGCGCTTCATACAAGGCTTGCCGATGAAAGAGTCCGCATAGGTCCCTCCGAGCCTAAGCTCAGCTACCTGAACTCCAAAGCCATACTGCAAGCTGCTCTGAGCCTCGGAGCTGAGGCTATCCACCCTGGCTACGGTTTTCTCTCGCAGAACGCTCAATTCGCTCAGGAGGTTGTGGAGAGCGGCCTCGCATGGATAGGCCCTCCTCCAAGCGTTTTAAAGCTGGCTGGTGACAAACTCTCATCTAGAAGGTTTTTCGCCGGCAGCGGGATCCCGGTGGTTCCCGGGACACTTGAGCCCGTTGGCCTAGAGGAGGCCCCCGAGGCTGCAGAGGAGCTAGGGTATCCTGTAGTCGTGAAGCCAGCGGGAGGTGGAGGGGGTATCGGGATGTTCGTCGCAAGTTCTCCTAGCGATCTGAGGGATAAGGTTGAGAAAGCCTCTAGGTTGGCTTCAGCCTCGTTCAGTAGAAGCGAGGTTTACCTCGAGAAGTACTTCCCCAGAGCTAAGCACATCGAGGTTCAGATTCTAGGTGATGAGCACGGAAAAATAGTGCATCTTTTTGAAAGGGAGTGTAGCGTTCAGAGGAGGTTCCAGAAGGTCGTTGAGGAAGCCCCATCCCCTTCCATCACCCCTGAGGAGAGAAAGGAGGTGTTGCGGCTGGCCGTTAAAGCTGCCGAAAGTTGCCACTACGTGAACGCTGGGACGTTCGAGTTTCTCTTCGACCTAGACGAAAGGAAGTTCTACCTCCTCGAAGTTAACACCAGAATACAGGTAGAGCACCCCGTCACGGAGATGATCACTGGCGTCGACGTCGTTGAGCAACAGATACTCATAGCCGCAGGCGAACAGCTTTCATCAACTTTATCATCGCTCAACTATAGCGGCCACGCTATAGAGGCGCGCATCTACGCGGAGGATCCATGGAGCAACTTTATGCCCTCACCCGGAAGAGTATCCCGGCTGGAACTACCCGCAGGACCCTGGGTCAGAGTCGACAGCGGCGTCTACGAGGGCTACACTGTGCCGGAGTTTTACGACCCTCTTCTGATGAAAATCGTTTCCTGGGGGCAGAATCGCGAGGCTGCGCGGAGCAGGCTGGTAAGGGCACTGAAGGAGCTCGTGATCGAAGGAGTTAAACACAACCGCTCGTTCCTAGTAAACGTCCTCCAGCATCCACGCTTTGTGGATGGAACGTACACTACTCGCTTATTAGAGGAGGAGAGCCTTTACCGGGTCCGGGGCGAGGAAGGTGCGGCAACACCTGACACTGAGAGAAGGGAAAGAGGCGCGCAGGATAAAGCGCAGAAAGTCAGCTACTGGCGTTTGCTCGCCAGGGCTCGCTTCTAA
- a CDS encoding NAD(P)/FAD-dependent oxidoreductase produces the protein MFKVAVIGLGPAGAAALRRLSELGVEAIGIERKHALESPTVCGEFLPEPEAIQFISHKPSVRTAFNYISLARKLNTFDEIHLKIEGVRLFRMAVPGFTVSRRELVEKLVERANYVLGDDVVCIRRLQDHYVIKTRRGKVLESEYIIAADGYPSLTRRLLGCASELEAKDLAIGVNMKMRTPNMSKRVVYMHASPQTPGGYAWIIPYEGEVSNVGIGIRYSYVKAGTNPIHLLKRFVELNPEGFLDSASSIETPRSRWIPVSGFYAPPVCGKVLFAGDSLGSTNPINGGGIFTSMALGVLAAEAVWLEKPEVYAERAWSEVGSILSIGRRYRKMVDFIFDHWQFSRLLKLAPAGLVTKIIKGEKTSLYYFLGS, from the coding sequence ATGTTTAAGGTTGCGGTTATTGGCCTAGGCCCTGCCGGCGCAGCAGCTCTAAGAAGGTTAAGCGAGCTGGGCGTCGAGGCTATAGGCATAGAGAGGAAGCATGCCCTTGAGAGCCCCACAGTCTGCGGAGAGTTCCTACCGGAGCCGGAGGCGATTCAGTTTATCAGCCATAAGCCTTCAGTAAGGACAGCTTTCAACTACATCAGCCTCGCCAGAAAGCTGAACACCTTTGATGAGATCCACCTCAAAATCGAGGGTGTAAGGTTATTCAGAATGGCAGTTCCAGGTTTCACAGTTAGCAGGCGGGAACTGGTCGAGAAGCTCGTTGAAAGAGCGAACTATGTTTTAGGTGACGACGTTGTATGCATTAGGAGACTGCAGGATCACTATGTCATCAAGACTCGCCGAGGCAAAGTTCTCGAAAGCGAGTACATCATAGCTGCCGACGGATATCCTTCGCTCACGCGCAGGTTGCTCGGATGCGCTTCAGAGCTCGAAGCTAAAGATCTGGCAATCGGGGTGAACATGAAAATGCGGACACCCAACATGAGTAAAAGAGTTGTTTACATGCATGCTTCTCCCCAGACTCCTGGCGGCTACGCTTGGATAATCCCTTACGAGGGCGAGGTCTCTAACGTAGGCATAGGAATCCGCTACAGCTACGTGAAAGCAGGCACAAACCCCATACACCTTCTGAAGAGGTTCGTCGAGCTTAACCCTGAAGGTTTCCTGGATTCCGCCTCTAGCATCGAGACACCAAGGTCTAGGTGGATACCGGTTTCGGGCTTCTACGCGCCCCCTGTATGCGGAAAGGTGCTTTTTGCCGGAGACTCTCTCGGCTCAACAAACCCCATAAACGGAGGCGGCATATTTACGTCGATGGCCCTCGGCGTACTGGCTGCGGAGGCCGTTTGGTTGGAGAAGCCAGAAGTCTACGCTGAGAGAGCTTGGAGCGAGGTCGGAAGCATACTGAGCATTGGAAGGAGGTACAGGAAAATGGTCGACTTTATCTTCGACCACTGGCAATTTTCAAGACTGCTAAAGCTTGCCCCAGCCGGCCTCGTAACGAAGATAATTAAGGGCGAAAAAACCTCTCTTTACTACTTCCTCGGCTCTTAG
- a CDS encoding metal ABC transporter ATP-binding protein, which translates to MHEEVELRVIDLTFAYNSEYILTKENFSVRGAGLITVLGPNGAGKTTFFKVLMGLLKPVEGKVLVNGLEVTGNPLAAGRFMSYVPQISNIEFGYPITGRELIEATLRSERRCEDRECESRAGEYLKAVKAEEFADKRLSELSGGQLQRILIARALARETPILLLDEPFSGVDPRAREDILSFIQRISREKMVLLTTHDPVLTINLSKYIIVFNRGIKAVGSPRDIFKLDMLRKAYGDGVLLIEKCLHVIA; encoded by the coding sequence GTGCACGAAGAAGTAGAGCTACGTGTAATAGACCTTACATTTGCCTACAATTCAGAGTACATCTTAACAAAGGAGAACTTTTCAGTAAGGGGTGCTGGCTTAATAACCGTGCTGGGGCCAAATGGCGCGGGCAAGACTACCTTCTTCAAGGTTCTCATGGGTCTTCTTAAGCCGGTGGAGGGCAAGGTTCTCGTTAACGGATTAGAGGTCACGGGAAACCCTCTAGCTGCTGGGCGTTTCATGAGTTATGTTCCTCAAATCTCGAATATAGAGTTCGGTTACCCGATAACCGGCAGAGAGCTGATCGAGGCTACGCTAAGGTCAGAGAGAAGGTGCGAGGATCGCGAATGTGAGAGCAGAGCTGGAGAGTACTTAAAGGCGGTGAAAGCCGAGGAGTTTGCGGATAAAAGGCTCAGCGAGCTCAGCGGGGGGCAACTGCAACGAATTCTCATTGCCAGGGCTTTGGCCAGAGAGACCCCGATCCTTCTTCTAGACGAACCGTTCTCAGGGGTGGATCCAAGGGCTAGGGAAGATATTTTATCCTTTATTCAAAGGATCTCCAGAGAAAAAATGGTGCTCTTAACGACACACGACCCGGTTCTCACGATCAACCTTAGCAAGTACATCATAGTGTTCAACCGCGGCATAAAGGCTGTAGGCTCGCCTCGAGACATCTTCAAGCTTGATATGCTCCGAAAGGCTTACGGAGACGGTGTGCTACTTATCGAGAAGTGCTTACACGTGATAGCTTAG
- a CDS encoding metal ABC transporter substrate-binding protein has product MILAVTAILALTVIAIFAVYLLAPKQPPQSKTGMVVAVTFYSLKPDLEQLICSGDSVFSVTPPGVDPHEYQLTPSDVAKLRDADIIVSTAHTPFETQIRDLVSRGEIKSVLIEIPNIPGVSIKLNPATGQPNYHWPIYDPENYKIYMAYVEKRLETLRPECAESYRANLKNLTEKVSTIENATRKLNLCAVATSPPAQYAVEWAGIRVKYLLVKEEDLPATPEDLARIESSLSSGECKLIVVVGSTSTQVAQKALELAASHSVPYIVVPDPTAPDSALNKIFKVSQELTKLAPSG; this is encoded by the coding sequence ATGATACTCGCCGTTACTGCAATACTTGCGCTTACCGTGATAGCCATCTTCGCAGTTTATCTCCTTGCTCCCAAACAGCCTCCTCAAAGTAAAACGGGGATGGTTGTTGCTGTGACGTTTTACTCCCTTAAGCCTGACCTCGAACAGCTGATCTGCAGCGGCGACTCCGTCTTCTCGGTGACCCCCCCGGGAGTGGACCCCCATGAGTACCAGTTGACCCCCAGTGACGTTGCTAAGTTGCGGGACGCTGACATCATCGTCTCAACTGCTCATACTCCTTTCGAGACGCAGATAAGGGATCTCGTGAGCAGAGGCGAGATAAAATCTGTTCTAATCGAAATTCCAAACATCCCCGGCGTAAGCATCAAGTTGAACCCCGCGACGGGTCAGCCGAACTACCATTGGCCGATATACGACCCCGAGAACTACAAGATCTACATGGCCTACGTGGAAAAGCGGCTTGAGACGCTTAGACCGGAGTGTGCTGAATCATACAGGGCGAACCTCAAAAACCTCACAGAGAAGGTGAGTACAATCGAGAACGCTACTAGAAAGCTGAACTTGTGCGCCGTAGCTACTTCTCCGCCGGCGCAGTACGCTGTTGAGTGGGCGGGCATCAGAGTCAAGTACCTTCTCGTAAAGGAAGAGGACCTGCCTGCCACTCCTGAAGACCTGGCAAGAATAGAGAGTAGCCTCAGCAGCGGCGAGTGCAAGCTTATAGTAGTAGTGGGGTCAACCTCCACACAGGTTGCTCAGAAAGCTCTAGAGCTCGCCGCCAGTCACAGCGTGCCATACATAGTAGTTCCCGATCCCACTGCTCCCGACAGCGCTCTCAACAAGATTTTCAAGGTATCTCAGGAGTTAACTAAATTAGCCCCATCTGGCTAG
- a CDS encoding PadR family transcriptional regulator has product MAEDKSPTVAESLRVNTVIKLYTLILLAEGEKHGYELMRLLEKMLGVQVGPSQVYPYLKKLEEAGFVESREVGSRDKKAYKLTPAGIEFVRDILERSLTVIQTAVKVLGREKVCLP; this is encoded by the coding sequence ATGGCTGAAGACAAGAGTCCCACGGTAGCTGAATCGCTAAGGGTAAATACAGTGATAAAACTTTACACGCTTATACTGCTGGCTGAGGGCGAGAAGCACGGCTATGAGCTCATGAGGCTTCTCGAGAAGATGCTCGGCGTCCAAGTAGGGCCTTCGCAGGTTTACCCGTACCTGAAGAAACTAGAGGAAGCAGGCTTCGTGGAATCGCGCGAGGTTGGCTCTAGAGATAAGAAAGCTTACAAACTGACACCAGCCGGCATCGAGTTCGTCCGAGATATCCTAGAGCGCTCTCTCACGGTCATCCAGACAGCAGTAAAAGTACTTGGTCGTGAGAAGGTCTGCCTTCCATAA